The following proteins come from a genomic window of Corynebacterium falsenii:
- a CDS encoding YdcF family protein, translating into MRFLSQGIGWIVRSIVYLVFGTLLVAALIATATAAHVWYFARQDNHDHANTIFVLGAAQYDGRPSEWLAARLQHAADLYEEGVAPTIVTVGGKREGDRFTEAQAGKDYLVNTLDVPSSAVVEVNEGVDTLTSAEAFATMARDNGWTSAVVVTDPAHSLRATRMVQDQGIIAWGSPTRQGPSVATRSAQFNSILHETGGMLYYEVIERERPGLRINAGSAEPVINALRSSTPW; encoded by the coding sequence ATGCGCTTTCTCTCTCAGGGTATTGGTTGGATCGTCAGATCCATCGTCTACCTCGTGTTTGGCACGCTGCTGGTCGCGGCTTTGATCGCCACGGCAACGGCAGCGCATGTGTGGTACTTCGCAAGGCAGGACAACCACGACCACGCGAACACGATTTTCGTGCTCGGCGCTGCGCAATACGACGGACGCCCCAGCGAGTGGCTGGCCGCCCGGCTGCAGCATGCGGCGGACCTCTACGAGGAGGGCGTGGCACCCACGATCGTAACCGTCGGCGGTAAGAGGGAAGGCGACCGATTCACCGAAGCGCAGGCGGGCAAGGACTACCTGGTCAACACTCTCGACGTGCCGTCCAGCGCGGTGGTGGAGGTCAATGAGGGCGTGGACACGCTCACCTCCGCTGAGGCGTTCGCCACGATGGCGCGCGACAATGGATGGACGAGCGCGGTCGTTGTTACTGACCCTGCCCACAGCCTGCGTGCCACCCGCATGGTGCAGGATCAGGGCATCATCGCGTGGGGCTCGCCCACCCGCCAGGGGCCTAGCGTGGCGACCCGCAGCGCGCAGTTCAACAGCATCCTCCACGAGACCGGCGGCATGCTCTACTACGAAGTGATCGAGCGGGAGCGCCCGGGCCTGCGGATCAACGCCGGTTCCGCTGAGCCCGTTATCAACGCTCTTCGGAGTTCGACGCCATGGTGA
- a CDS encoding TPM domain-containing protein, with the protein MSANFLPRCAASLAIAGLVGIGSGLLPAAVSPTSFVVDAATPVMLNSQLVDDAGVIKGSQKGEIESALKEGISKSNIKLYEVFVTDAPGGVKVYAEQLRQQNNTSNVMIMVVDTKNSQAGWAVGSDVRDSEAKDILNAAQKSFTNGDFTQGAQDAADAVAKKTSASSKVWMGAGAVVLLGGGAGAVIWSKKRRRQQDKEQLEAARTIEPDATTDLAQQPTPVLRTLAQEELGSTDESIRKGEEELGVAVGEFGETRTADLAKALAHSRTTLNKAYGKHQRIRSGLVSTEDEERALLIDIISSCGSADKNLDEQADRFEQLRQKLIHAPEDADKLVQMTVSLRSRIPGAEAILEDLKTRVDPELLTSIEHNPQIAEEEIKQAEAAIDKARQLLSRPAGQQGGLVDALGAARMAIQQADSQLVAVEEAEDHLTAARTNLGALITEVEQEIGEAGQLRNSSASVNQQALDGAVAQAQQALQQARERGDKDPLGCYSALLEADGALDIQLDEARGAANDFRRTVEMVDRTITDVEQRLKGVEDTIRNRRSIIGVDTRTAAQAARDALNAAYDLRTKDPKQAFLAAQQASQLANQALMSARDDIDRFNRHNSGGYGGGGNGMLTGLVLGSLLSGHGGFGGFGGYGGGFGGGFGGGGGFDGGGFGGSGDMSF; encoded by the coding sequence ATGAGCGCGAATTTTCTTCCCCGCTGTGCCGCTTCGCTGGCCATCGCCGGTCTCGTTGGGATCGGGTCTGGCCTGCTCCCGGCCGCCGTGTCCCCCACCTCTTTTGTAGTTGACGCCGCAACGCCTGTGATGCTGAACTCACAGCTCGTTGACGACGCTGGCGTGATCAAGGGCTCGCAGAAAGGCGAGATCGAATCTGCGCTGAAGGAAGGCATCAGCAAGTCCAACATCAAGCTATACGAGGTCTTCGTCACCGACGCTCCCGGTGGCGTGAAGGTCTACGCCGAGCAGCTTCGGCAGCAAAACAACACGTCCAACGTGATGATCATGGTGGTAGACACCAAGAATTCCCAGGCCGGCTGGGCAGTCGGCTCGGACGTGCGCGACTCCGAAGCGAAGGATATTCTCAACGCCGCCCAGAAGTCCTTTACCAACGGCGATTTCACTCAAGGTGCCCAGGACGCCGCCGATGCGGTGGCAAAGAAGACCTCCGCCAGCTCGAAGGTCTGGATGGGCGCCGGTGCGGTGGTGCTTCTCGGTGGTGGCGCCGGTGCCGTAATCTGGTCGAAGAAGCGCCGCCGCCAGCAGGACAAGGAGCAGCTCGAGGCGGCCCGGACGATTGAGCCGGATGCCACAACCGATCTCGCCCAGCAGCCCACCCCCGTGTTGCGCACGCTCGCGCAGGAGGAACTGGGTAGTACCGACGAATCGATCCGCAAGGGCGAGGAGGAGTTGGGCGTCGCCGTTGGGGAGTTCGGTGAAACCCGCACCGCCGATCTGGCAAAGGCGCTCGCCCACAGCCGCACCACGCTGAACAAGGCCTACGGGAAGCATCAGCGCATCCGGTCTGGACTAGTCAGCACCGAGGATGAGGAGCGCGCGCTGCTGATCGACATCATCTCCAGTTGCGGCTCGGCCGATAAGAATCTGGACGAGCAGGCCGATCGGTTTGAGCAGCTGCGCCAGAAGCTCATCCACGCGCCCGAGGACGCGGACAAGCTCGTGCAGATGACCGTGTCGCTACGCAGCCGCATTCCTGGGGCTGAGGCGATCTTGGAAGATCTCAAGACCCGCGTGGACCCGGAACTGTTGACCTCCATCGAGCACAACCCGCAGATCGCGGAAGAGGAGATCAAGCAGGCTGAGGCGGCCATCGACAAGGCACGGCAACTGCTGAGCCGCCCGGCGGGCCAGCAGGGCGGACTTGTTGACGCTTTGGGCGCGGCGCGCATGGCCATCCAGCAGGCCGATTCGCAGCTCGTGGCGGTGGAGGAGGCCGAGGATCACCTCACTGCGGCGAGGACGAACCTGGGTGCCCTCATCACGGAAGTCGAGCAGGAAATCGGCGAGGCCGGGCAGCTGCGCAATTCCAGCGCGAGCGTCAACCAGCAAGCACTGGATGGTGCCGTTGCCCAGGCTCAGCAGGCTTTACAGCAGGCGCGGGAGCGCGGCGACAAGGACCCGCTGGGATGCTACTCTGCACTGCTCGAGGCAGACGGTGCGCTGGACATTCAGCTCGACGAAGCGCGCGGGGCAGCCAACGATTTCCGGCGCACCGTGGAAATGGTGGATCGCACCATCACCGACGTGGAGCAGCGGCTCAAGGGCGTGGAGGACACGATCCGCAACCGCCGCAGCATCATCGGCGTAGATACCCGCACGGCGGCGCAAGCGGCGCGGGATGCCCTGAACGCGGCCTACGATCTACGCACGAAGGATCCCAAGCAGGCGTTCCTTGCAGCTCAGCAGGCCAGCCAGTTGGCGAACCAGGCGCTGATGTCGGCACGTGACGATATCGACCGGTTCAATCGCCACAACTCCGGCGGCTACGGCGGCGGTGGCAACGGAATGCTCACCGGCTTGGTGCTGGGCTCGCTGTTGAGTGGCCACGGTGGCTTCGGCGGATTCGGCGGCTACGGTGGTGGCTTCGGCGGCGGATTCGGAGGCGGCGGCGGCTTCGATGGCGGCGGCTTCGGCGGCAGTGGAGACATGAGCTTCTAG
- a CDS encoding ribonuclease domain-containing protein encodes MASKGASSHNSNRSTNRSGRNGGGSGGSGKGGGKKKGLTALIGVAVPIAAALGWFGTQSDDGHSNGSNSASSTVASSTAKPGSHSGSQKGSQKGSPKDSCPYNSLPKEAQKQIDDILTGAPPDDGPNDGKHFGNYEGRLPKEPSSFYREYTVKTPGLNHRGERRIVVGGGSDTRPEVWYYSSDHFESFCTIPQPASR; translated from the coding sequence ATGGCATCGAAGGGCGCATCGTCACACAACTCGAATCGATCGACCAACCGGTCCGGCCGCAACGGCGGAGGAAGCGGAGGGTCGGGAAAAGGCGGAGGCAAGAAAAAGGGGCTCACGGCCCTCATTGGTGTCGCGGTTCCCATTGCTGCGGCGCTGGGCTGGTTCGGTACTCAGTCAGACGACGGGCACAGCAACGGCTCGAACTCTGCCTCCAGCACGGTCGCCAGCTCCACTGCTAAGCCTGGTTCACACAGTGGTTCGCAGAAGGGCTCGCAGAAGGGCTCGCCGAAGGACTCCTGCCCGTACAACTCCCTGCCGAAGGAAGCCCAAAAGCAGATCGACGATATCCTCACCGGTGCGCCGCCGGACGACGGCCCGAACGACGGCAAGCACTTCGGAAACTACGAAGGACGGCTCCCGAAGGAACCGTCCAGCTTCTACCGCGAGTACACGGTGAAAACTCCCGGGCTCAACCACCGTGGCGAGCGCCGCATCGTGGTCGGCGGCGGGTCCGATACCCGCCCCGAGGTGTGGTACTACAGCTCGGACCACTTCGAGAGCTTCTGCACCATCCCGCAGCCAGCGTCTCGCTAG
- a CDS encoding PrsW family intramembrane metalloprotease yields the protein MTTSMNTPTPSMPSKPSMPSMPSNSAITSTPERAFFHPTNALWWLYCLAVGLGTIYLVAAVVPALSSTQLAVGTVLPLIAVTAVIFGLVILVLDPFGARSGWLLLAGAVAGGTIATAVSLKGNEYIYATVPQILGAQAGSAWESALAGPMTEEWSKGLCILLIMLIAGAAVARPIHGLLIGAFVGLGFQIVENIIYAANGAFDNANSDLSGAWSTTILRSIIGVSSHWVWSAIAGVGVAIILGRIWGRFRTGLLTAVGLIVLGWFLHFFWNMPIGSGPVGMLVKAVLTLTALAFVVRWVWKQERDFLTEVPSSVDATRLPNPTPAMGDHEAR from the coding sequence ATGACCACCTCGATGAACACCCCCACGCCTTCCATGCCCTCCAAGCCCTCCATGCCCTCCATGCCCTCCAATTCCGCCATTACATCCACCCCCGAGCGCGCGTTCTTCCATCCGACCAACGCCCTCTGGTGGCTCTACTGCCTCGCCGTCGGCCTCGGCACGATCTACCTCGTTGCCGCCGTAGTGCCCGCGTTGAGCTCCACGCAGCTCGCAGTCGGCACCGTGCTGCCGCTCATCGCCGTCACAGCGGTCATCTTCGGCCTGGTCATCCTCGTCCTTGACCCGTTTGGCGCTCGCTCCGGCTGGCTCCTGCTCGCAGGCGCGGTGGCTGGTGGAACGATTGCCACCGCCGTGTCCCTCAAAGGCAACGAGTACATCTACGCCACCGTCCCACAGATCCTCGGCGCGCAGGCCGGTTCCGCGTGGGAATCGGCGTTGGCCGGCCCCATGACGGAGGAATGGTCCAAGGGCCTGTGCATCCTCCTCATCATGCTCATCGCCGGGGCAGCGGTGGCTCGCCCCATCCATGGCCTGCTCATCGGCGCGTTCGTGGGCTTGGGTTTCCAGATCGTGGAGAACATCATCTACGCAGCCAATGGCGCTTTCGATAACGCCAACAGCGACCTCTCCGGCGCCTGGTCCACCACGATCCTGCGCTCCATCATTGGCGTGAGCTCGCACTGGGTGTGGTCTGCGATCGCCGGTGTCGGCGTGGCGATCATTCTCGGCCGCATCTGGGGTCGTTTCCGCACCGGGCTCCTCACCGCCGTCGGCCTAATTGTCCTCGGCTGGTTCCTGCATTTCTTCTGGAATATGCCCATCGGCTCCGGCCCGGTCGGCATGCTCGTTAAGGCTGTCCTCACGCTGACCGCTCTGGCTTTCGTCGTGCGGTGGGTGTGGAAGCAGGAGCGGGATTTTCTCACCGAGGTTCCTTCGTCCGTCGACGCCACCAGGCTCCCCAACCCCACTCCGGCTATGGGAGATCACGAGGCCCGGTAA
- a CDS encoding deoxyguanosinetriphosphate triphosphohydrolase, with translation MVTPYRYTDHDRARMLGVPAKTLGLPGAVTDGRDDFDRDRARVLHSAALRRLADKTQVVGPGSGDTPRTRLTHSLEVAQIARGIGKTLGADPDLTELAGLSHDIGHPPYGHNGERALDEAAADCGGFEGNAQTLRILCRLEPKALDGEGRSYGLNLTRASLDAACKYPWGPVAADGTRRRKYSAYADDLPVLEWAREGAPGERRCLEAQIMDWSDDVAYSVHDVEDGILSGRISLEVLWDLVELAALAEKGAAAFGGTPEELLAAADRLRAMTLVSRAADFHGSLADLAGLKAMTSELVSRFVTAAVSSTKKAFPGGGVGRYAADLVVPESVQAEVTLLKSVAVLYVMDEQQHLANQERQRDRIFRVTDFLWRSGAGALDPQFAAWFEAAGSDAEAKRVVIDQVASLTESRLERLDKQAGGMSAAWA, from the coding sequence ATGGTGACCCCTTACCGCTACACCGACCATGACCGCGCGAGGATGCTGGGTGTGCCGGCGAAAACGCTGGGCTTGCCCGGGGCAGTGACCGATGGTCGCGATGACTTTGACCGCGATCGCGCCAGGGTGCTGCACTCGGCGGCGCTGCGGCGACTGGCGGATAAGACGCAGGTGGTGGGGCCCGGATCGGGGGATACGCCGCGGACCCGGCTGACGCACTCGCTCGAGGTCGCGCAGATCGCGCGGGGGATCGGAAAGACACTCGGCGCCGACCCGGACCTCACGGAGCTGGCGGGGTTGAGCCACGACATTGGCCACCCGCCGTACGGGCACAACGGTGAGCGGGCACTAGACGAGGCGGCGGCAGACTGCGGTGGTTTCGAGGGCAACGCGCAGACGCTGCGGATCCTGTGCCGACTGGAGCCGAAGGCGCTGGATGGCGAGGGGCGATCGTATGGTCTCAACCTCACGCGCGCCAGCTTGGATGCGGCGTGCAAGTACCCGTGGGGGCCGGTGGCGGCCGATGGCACTCGGCGGCGGAAATACTCCGCATACGCCGACGACCTGCCCGTGCTGGAGTGGGCCCGCGAAGGCGCGCCGGGGGAGCGGCGGTGCCTGGAAGCGCAGATTATGGACTGGTCAGACGACGTGGCTTACTCGGTGCACGACGTCGAGGACGGCATCTTGTCCGGCCGCATTAGCTTGGAGGTGCTGTGGGACCTCGTGGAGCTGGCTGCCCTGGCGGAGAAGGGAGCGGCCGCGTTTGGCGGCACCCCGGAGGAGCTGCTGGCCGCGGCTGATCGGCTGCGCGCCATGACGTTGGTGAGCCGCGCGGCGGACTTCCACGGGTCGCTGGCGGATCTGGCGGGGTTGAAGGCCATGACCTCCGAGCTGGTCTCGCGGTTTGTGACTGCTGCGGTGAGTAGCACGAAGAAGGCGTTTCCCGGTGGGGGCGTGGGTCGGTACGCGGCCGATCTCGTGGTGCCGGAGAGCGTGCAGGCGGAGGTGACGCTGCTGAAGTCCGTGGCCGTGCTGTACGTGATGGACGAGCAGCAGCACTTGGCGAATCAGGAGCGGCAGCGGGATCGGATCTTCCGCGTGACGGACTTCCTGTGGCGCAGCGGAGCGGGGGCGCTGGATCCACAGTTCGCAGCGTGGTTCGAGGCGGCGGGCTCAGATGCGGAGGCGAAGCGGGTGGTGATTGACCAGGTGGCGTCGCTGACGGAATCGCGGTTGGAGCGGCTGGATAAGCAGGCTGGGGGCATGAGCGCCGCGTGGGCCTAG